A genomic stretch from Trichlorobacter lovleyi includes:
- a CDS encoding transposase has product MQNSVAPYSPRNPRLSDYYRCVEDYFEELERVHEERYQSRFGYLRPEIRLTIFRYLDCGCLHNGFARVKCDDCGHEYLVAFSCKRRHFCPSCHQKRVVEFGEWFLDDLAVTVPHRHIVFSIPKLIRRCFLFDRTLLADLSRTAWETLREYMTGTDNSMPGCACSIQTFGDFLGFNPHCHIIISDGTFDEHGIFHITPYYDFHALEQLFRHKVLKMLLDKGAITQWHIDLLMSWHHSGFNVHICEPIAADDRDALEKLAHYIIRCQFSQERMTYIEQSGTVIYRSKDGHTTKSFSALDWLAMIISHIPRHGEQMVRYYGYYSNAARGKRRKLGMDDNDTPQIVEQEADTPYRKKCRANWARLIQKVYETDPLTCPNCKGVMRILAFIEEEPVIRRILDHLGLWDVPKRQPQCGRGPPVIVEAEPALVYADSQIIEYEEAYFIPEYL; this is encoded by the coding sequence ATGCAAAACTCCGTTGCGCCATACAGCCCGCGCAATCCCCGGTTATCCGACTATTACCGCTGTGTTGAGGATTATTTCGAGGAGCTGGAGCGGGTACACGAGGAGCGGTATCAGTCCCGTTTCGGGTATCTGAGACCTGAAATCAGGTTAACGATCTTTCGTTACCTAGACTGCGGCTGTCTGCACAATGGTTTCGCCCGTGTGAAGTGCGATGACTGCGGTCACGAATATCTGGTCGCTTTTTCCTGCAAGCGCCGTCACTTCTGCCCGTCATGCCATCAGAAACGGGTGGTGGAGTTCGGCGAATGGTTTCTCGATGATCTTGCCGTCACCGTACCACATCGTCACATTGTCTTCTCCATCCCCAAGCTGATCCGCCGCTGTTTCCTGTTTGATCGCACACTTCTTGCCGATCTAAGCCGCACCGCCTGGGAGACGCTGAGAGAGTACATGACAGGCACAGACAACTCCATGCCCGGCTGCGCCTGCTCCATCCAGACCTTCGGCGACTTCCTCGGTTTCAACCCTCACTGCCACATCATAATATCCGATGGCACCTTTGACGAGCATGGCATCTTCCACATCACTCCGTATTACGATTTCCACGCACTGGAACAGCTCTTCCGGCACAAGGTCTTGAAGATGCTGCTGGATAAGGGTGCCATCACCCAGTGGCACATTGATCTGCTCATGTCCTGGCATCACAGCGGCTTCAACGTACATATCTGCGAGCCGATAGCGGCTGATGACCGCGACGCCTTGGAGAAGCTGGCCCATTACATCATCCGCTGCCAGTTCTCGCAGGAGCGGATGACCTACATTGAACAGAGCGGCACGGTCATCTACCGCTCAAAAGACGGCCACACGACCAAAAGCTTCAGCGCCCTTGACTGGCTGGCTATGATCATCAGCCACATTCCGCGGCATGGCGAGCAGATGGTGCGCTACTACGGCTACTACAGCAACGCCGCCAGAGGCAAGCGCAGGAAGCTAGGGATGGACGACAACGACACACCGCAGATTGTCGAACAAGAGGCCGACACACCATATCGCAAAAAGTGCCGTGCCAACTGGGCCAGGCTGATCCAGAAGGTCTACGAGACCGATCCGTTGACCTGCCCGAACTGCAAAGGTGTCATGCGGATACTGGCGTTTATCGAAGAAGAGCCGGTGATCCGCAGGATTCTGGATCATCTGGGGTTGTGGGATGTCCCGAAGCGGCAACCGCAATGTGGCAGGGGGCCGCCGGTAATAGTGGAAGCTGAACCAGCGCTGGTGTACGCCGACAGCCAGATTATTGAGTATGAAGAGGCGTACTTCATCCCGGAATACCTGTGA
- a CDS encoding twin-arginine translocase TatA/TatE family subunit, with amino-acid sequence MFGFGMPELIIILVIVLVVFGAGKLPEIGGALGKSIRNFKKASDGKDEIEIKPKNDDNDKKA; translated from the coding sequence ATGTTTGGTTTTGGCATGCCGGAATTAATAATCATACTTGTCATCGTCCTGGTTGTTTTCGGGGCTGGGAAGCTCCCCGAAATCGGCGGAGCACTTGGCAAAAGTATCCGCAACTTTAAAAAAGCGTCGGATGGCAAGGATGAGATCGAAATTAAACCCAAGAACGATGACAACGACAAGAAAGCCTGA
- a CDS encoding DUF3187 family protein yields MLMGKCVLSILILFCSAGVAAAGDMEITPFSTFNQSPLVMIYGLPHDTGADITPAGKFHIALNQDLASNYTVNSNQREQITLDGESYRLALAARYGIIPGWEVGVEIPYIFQGGGFLDSFVIDWHNTFGLPKGGRDSAPKNLMNYSYRKDGVQKLQVDHSGSGIGDISLTGGARLYDVLDEDRHDSLALKGAIKLPTGDSSYLGGSGGTDAMLQLCGSSTNYSEWGSLGVYGSAGALVMSKGDVLRDQHRTLAGFGTFGLGWGPASWISFKVQLNANTPMYRDSSLDELGKNSMMLIFGGDLRLPGEYLVDIGVAEDVAVATAPDVTFHLGLSKRF; encoded by the coding sequence ATGCTTATGGGAAAGTGTGTACTTTCGATTTTAATCCTGTTCTGTTCCGCAGGGGTCGCCGCGGCCGGGGATATGGAGATCACCCCCTTCAGTACCTTCAATCAGAGTCCGCTGGTCATGATCTACGGGCTTCCTCATGATACTGGCGCCGACATCACCCCGGCCGGAAAGTTCCACATCGCCCTGAACCAGGATCTTGCCAGCAACTACACAGTCAATAGCAACCAGCGTGAACAGATAACGCTCGATGGTGAGAGCTACCGACTGGCCCTTGCGGCTCGTTACGGCATAATTCCCGGATGGGAGGTCGGGGTCGAAATTCCCTACATTTTCCAGGGAGGAGGTTTCCTCGACAGTTTTGTCATCGACTGGCACAACACCTTCGGGCTACCGAAGGGGGGACGTGACAGCGCTCCCAAAAACCTTATGAATTACAGCTACCGCAAGGATGGCGTCCAGAAGCTGCAGGTAGACCATTCAGGGTCAGGGATCGGTGATATCAGCCTGACAGGCGGCGCCAGACTGTATGATGTTCTCGATGAAGATCGTCATGACAGCCTGGCGCTTAAGGGAGCTATCAAGCTTCCCACCGGAGACAGCTCATACCTCGGCGGCAGCGGGGGGACTGACGCCATGCTGCAACTGTGCGGAAGTTCAACCAACTACAGCGAGTGGGGCTCTCTGGGGGTGTACGGTTCCGCCGGTGCTCTGGTCATGTCAAAAGGTGATGTGCTGAGGGATCAGCATAGAACGCTCGCGGGGTTTGGCACATTCGGTTTGGGCTGGGGGCCGGCATCATGGATATCATTTAAGGTGCAGTTGAACGCGAACACTCCCATGTATCGGGACAGTTCGCTGGATGAGCTTGGGAAAAATTCGATGATGCTGATTTTCGGTGGAGATCTCAGGCTTCCAGGAGAGTATCTGGTGGACATTGGTGTTGCGGAGGATGTGGCGGTTGCCACCGCACCGGATGTTACTTTTCATCTGGGATTGAGTAAACGGTTCTGA
- a CDS encoding pyridoxamine 5'-phosphate oxidase family protein, translating into MENVNVVAKYLQDSKVWYLATNGEAGPDVRPMGIAIPYNGKLYFILAKPMNLHKQLQIDGKVAISAYYDEKILRLYGAAVLDDTDETKDAFISMSEQIEQMFPKEVIAPYYLKDTKASIGSMGGESESYEF; encoded by the coding sequence ATGGAAAATGTTAATGTAGTAGCAAAGTATTTGCAGGACAGCAAAGTGTGGTATCTGGCAACGAATGGTGAAGCCGGTCCTGATGTAAGACCAATGGGTATTGCTATACCTTACAATGGAAAACTGTACTTCATCCTCGCTAAGCCAATGAACCTTCACAAACAGCTCCAGATCGATGGCAAAGTAGCAATATCTGCTTATTATGATGAGAAAATATTAAGACTTTATGGAGCTGCAGTCCTTGATGATACTGATGAGACAAAGGATGCTTTCATCAGTATGAGTGAACAGATTGAACAGATGTTCCCGAAAGAAGTCATTGCACCTTACTATCTAAAAGATACTAAAGCAAGCATTGGTTCCATGGGCGGAGAATCAGAAAGCTACGAATTTTAA
- a CDS encoding helix-turn-helix domain-containing protein, which yields MNSKYLEECSECKISNDVKMQLCPYCMAQKVIMGKWKLLIFWHLQQGTKRFSQLNRLIPCTQATLNSQLKELVLDGIVHREVYQIIPPKVEYSLTPLGEKFCDVISSMGNWGLTYFHANGMLTDMKE from the coding sequence ATGAATTCTAAATACTTAGAAGAATGTTCCGAATGTAAAATCAGTAATGATGTAAAAATGCAACTGTGTCCATATTGCATGGCACAAAAAGTTATTATGGGAAAGTGGAAATTATTGATATTCTGGCATCTTCAACAAGGAACTAAAAGGTTCAGTCAGTTAAATCGACTCATCCCCTGCACTCAAGCAACATTAAACAGTCAACTGAAGGAGCTTGTGCTAGACGGAATCGTTCATCGTGAAGTCTATCAAATTATTCCTCCGAAAGTTGAGTATTCATTAACACCTCTTGGAGAGAAATTTTGTGATGTTATAAGCTCTATGGGGAATTGGGGACTAACTTATTTCCATGCCAATGGTATGTTAACAGACATGAAAGAGTAG